cttacctcctccttgtagttAGCACCACTCCTCCTTggtgctgagcccgggtgcacactgacagcagtgtggaCACCTGGAACAATTactcccttgtcctctcctgtggaactaagtAGGAGAGGTCTCAGGgcaggaggatcccgggtgcacattgATGTCAGAGTGTGCATCGGGATCAACGCTGCCCACAGCGCCACTGCGTGGTTACCGGCggagagctgcggcaccccaacCTGTAATCACTATTGTGGTGAGCAGCTGACTGCAGTGCGTGCCAGCAGGTAGGGCTCTGCATGCTGCCTCTgacacgcatgccataggttcgccaccactgccctaggatATATGCCAAATATGTGGAATGAACATTCACACAAAAATAACTTACCTATTGGTAGATTCAGAGAGAATGAGAATCCCAAATCACAGCAAACGATGTGAAAAGGTCCCCCCCTTTAAGAATTGTCCTTTTAAAAGGATTTCATTTCTCCTACGCTTTCATTAAAACCCTCGAAAAAATTGTAAATGTATTCCTTAAAACACATATGTTCACGGGTTTTCTTTATAAACATATACCTCAAGGCAGGTTAACAATATGAGATCAGTACATGAGCACATCCCTCTCCTGCTGTTCTGTCAGGCCGCCTCTGTTGTGTTGCATTTTGACCATGGTAGGTAAGTTTTCTAAATCATCAGTCCGTTGTAAATAAAACTGAGTAGCAAGTTGTCTTGTCATGATTTTCAGAACAAAGAATGACACCAGCAGTTCCGCCTTGAGGAAAATTATGTAAATTGAATGAACTGCAAACTCCAGGggcaaaatcataattttttcatcTGTTAAAAGGAATAGGATGAGTGGCATCTGTATGAGGAAAGTCAAGAGCAGAAACCCGGCCAACTCTGGAACCTAAAGGAGCAATTAATAGGAGAAAAAGTAAAGGTACAGTGCCACCATACAATTATTAAAGCACATCTCAAAACAACGATTCAAGCAGCTGTACTGAGAATCCTCCTTGTTTCCTACAATGCCAGACAGTAATGCTTATGACCTTGTCTGCTATCTGGGCCCAGGAAGTAGTTATATTATTACATCAGTTATAGTATTGTCATTAACAGTAATACCCATGCTTGCCAGAAATTTATGGTAGTAGTGCTTGGCAATTAATCAAATTATTTCTGCTGAGGAATGATTCTGACTTTCATCGAAATTATTAAAATTGATATTGGCATTGCCCCCTGTGGACGGAGCTAATATCAGACCAAGGGAAGTGAGTGTGCAGAGTTGATTCTTGCACTCTTATGGCAtgattagatatgagcgagcaccaaaatactcgagcgctcgttattcgagtcgagcttttcgtaatattcgagagctctattcgaataacgaaccccattgaagtcaatgggagatccGAGCACTTTTGCAATTCACCCGCCAAGTGGcgagctcttttttttctttctctctctctctctctcttccctctctgatCTGCACGTGTATTCTCCCTTCCTAGGTTAGGTTTCTACAGGCTGCCATTTTTGGACAAACCCTTAGGCACATCCTTGACTGCCAGTGTGCCACAAAAGGAATTATGCAGCAGCTATGAACTGACATGTATATACGCTAAAATTTATGACTGTTTCTGCTGTAAATTATTGTACATTTGATGGGTAAGTGGTGACCTTGCCCCCTACCTCTGAGTCTCGTCAGAGAATTAGCATATTTCACATAATGAATTTCCCCcatatttttacatttacataagattatataattatattataCTCTTTCAGACATGCAGCACGTTCTTATGTGAATGATGATGGGTTCTGGTTTTATCTTATTTGATGGATTAGCAattcaaactttttaaaaatctgtcgTAATGTCTTCACTGCTTCCACGGGAGTCATTGTTATACTTGGCttctacacatatataaatgTGCTATTACTTATCTGGAGTTTGTTTTATCAAGAACTATTTCACATGTTCCTTCAATTATAGCTTACCTTTTCATGTAAATTTCCAATATACCCCAAGTAGAGTCTCAGAACTTCTATTAATGTGAGAATGGTGACAGCTGTTATTAAAAGGAACTGATAGTATCCAGGCAGCAAGTGATACTGCGAACACACAAAAAGAAAGGAAATCTGAAATTTTCCCACATTGTACAAGGAATCGGAAGGACTTGCCAGAGTGTTGTGATCAGATAAGGAAGTGGAATGACCAAAATTTGGGGTATATCATATGACCACAAGGGCTATGACATAGAAGAACGGACTAAGAATTTGTAGTTTATATCTGACACAGGTTAGAAAACGTCAATGCCAAAGTTGCATAACTccacattttctttttatttgagCAGAATTTATGGAAGCCTGTAAATCTAACCAATCATTTACAAGAAAAGTCTCtacggccttagtcacacgggcgttttttcacgcgatttgcggatcgcatgacggatgcgcatccgcaaaacgcgtgaccggtgcgcgcaagtcgcccgcaaatcgcccgaaaatctgctcctagccgcgttttattagaaacgggccggagctgtccagcgcattgcattcaatggagacggcaatagagccggctccatttaaagcaatgcgctgcgggcgagcccgggatgaattgtcgggaagggcttaaatatataagcccttccctgcaattcatcctaaaatgtgtaaaaataaaaaatatatatatactcaccttctcccggcagccggagctccgcacggccgtcctgcagtgggtgtgaagggggtgtgagtcagacctgccccctgattggctcagcgctgagccaatcagaggcatgtctcactcacacccattcatgaattcatgaatggatgtgagtcagacctgcccctgattggctcagcgctgagaggcagcagtcactcacccattcatgaattcatgaatgggtgtgtgagtgttttcagcctctgattggtcagggctgtgaccaatcagaggcagatcattcagcaggcggggattttaaagccccgccgactgaatagtgccaagaagcagttcaggagaactgacagcggccgcggctggactccggctgcagcggaaaggtgagtatacaatttttttattttaacacattttaggatgaattgcagggaagggcttatatatttaagcccttcccgacaattcaccccgcgcacgccggcagcccattgctttcaatggagcggctgtattgccggctccattgaattcaatgggcaaacatcgttcttctctgtcacagctgttacagctgtggcagagaagaatgatttgtcttctatatgttctcaatggggtcggcgctgctgctgccggccccattgagcgcatatacagaagagaacaggaatcgcagatcgcagataggtgcgatctgcgatttctgttctataatttatcggacgagcgcataaaaagcgctcatgtgtccgataccattgcaaagcaatggttttataaaatcgccggacgcatgcgcaaatcgcggctaaaaacgcccgtctgactaaggcctacccCAGATATTGGTGGGGACGGTGAAAGGGCTGTGCAATCAGCATATATTCCCTCTTGTAAAACTGCCTATCAGTGGACACATTGCCATTGACTAGGGGGTGCTTCACAGTGGGAGAAATACTGGTCTAAAGGGTTATTCTTTATAAAGGCCAAAAAGAAGGAATCGCACCACAGTCTAGGAGTTTAGATGCACCTAAAAATAGGTAGACTTTATTAATTTATCAGTGTTTCCAAGATGCACAAATAGCAGCAACGTTTCAGATGTCTGTTCTTCTTCAGGTAGAGAAATATAACTGCAGATCATTAAGATTATTCATCCACAGTGAGAACAGAATAGTCGGAGTCcagctgggctcacacgaccgtatgtttaCCATGTATTAAGCGGGCTCTGTACACCCGTGTGGTGCGCAATAACTCACAGATAATCAATTAATTTCTTACGCAGTTCCACTTACATTAGCATATCGGAATTGCGTAATAAGTGAGAGCAAAAAAGTTTGCAGAGTATATACGTGAGATAGAGCCCACTGTTCTCTATTGTTGCGTATATTCATGACATTACATATGGGCCGTGGGTATACGCATCATtactaagcgacggcacgggaaatctaaacaaaaaaaaaacagatgcactgcgcatgacagagAACGTGAGTatgtggtcatgcacagtacaatttcaACGCCATACATGGCCGTATGCAGAGTCATGGCTAGCTTAACAGATGTAAAACGCTGTGGGAGCACCGCAGC
This region of Eleutherodactylus coqui strain aEleCoq1 chromosome 5, aEleCoq1.hap1, whole genome shotgun sequence genomic DNA includes:
- the LOC136628810 gene encoding transmembrane protein 17B-like — translated: MSVHTPLPSNVRHGLASISGSFFIQNKTRDCGESHSYHTGHEAVSSLPLQMALYFNVLFFPIWFVSEIIMLELKYHLLPGYYQFLLITAVTILTLIEVLRLYLGYIGNLHEKVPELAGFLLLTFLIQMPLILFLLTDEKIMILPLEFAVHSIYIIFLKAELLVSFFVLKIMTRQLATQFYLQRTDDLENLPTMVKMQHNRGGLTEQQERDVLMY